Part of the Candidatus Protochlamydia phocaeensis genome, CTTTATTTTCTATAGGATGGGCTGCATTAAATACCCAAGCAGCAACCGCGCCGCCCAGTAAATTGGCAATAAGATAGACCCACAGGTTAGACCAGGCGCTGGATTTGAGAACGCTTAATCCTAAAGCGACTGCTGGATTTAAAGCCGCGCTAGAAAGATTTCCGATCGCATAGGCTCCCACAAGCACAGTAAAGCCAATTGCTAATCCAAAATAAGAATTTCCATCTGTTGCTCGTGCGGCTGCCACATTCAACACGACATAACACAAAGCAAAAGTAAACAAAAACTCCAGCACAAATGCTTTATCATATTGGATTTCAATAGCATGAGAAGAAAATCCATCTTTTAAATAAGCAGTCAATAAGGCGGCAATGATACCGGCAACAAATTGAACAACCCAATAGATTCCCAAATCTCTGCTGGAAAGTTTTTTGGCTATAAAAGCCGCTAAAGAAACAGCAGGATTATAATGCCCTCCTGAGATATGGCCTCCGGCAAAAACCATGACCATTAAAATGGATCCAATAGCTAACGGAGCCCACAAACCAATATTATGCGGATCAAGCGTGACCAATCCTACGGTCAAAACAAGAAAAAAGGTTCCTATAAACTCATAAATATATCTGATATAATCTCTTTCCATATCACTCCTTATTTAGGTTAATTTCTTTCATATAATAACTATTTAAATATTTAGTAAATAAATTTGTTATAAAGCCATTTACAACTTCAATTTCTATCCATTGTCTCCTGCCAAGCGATTGAGTTGACAACAAGGCCGGAGTTCTAAAATGAGAGTTTGCCACGCATAGGAATAAAGCCCTTTTCCTCTTGTTCATTGCTCATATGAAAACGCCAATCAGTTCTGGGAAAAAAACAATTTTATCCCACAAAATATTTACGTTTAAGTCTTGGCTATGCGGGAAAGAGAGCTTGATTTTCAATTGAAAAAAAAATTAGATTGCTTTCATCAGTTTTTAGAAAAATAGATTCTCCCATAGACCTTTTATGAGGGATAAGCCCATGCATTTTATTTTGAAAATCGCCCTTTTATGTTTAGTCTTTTGCGGATATGAAGACCTTTCAGCCTCTAGCGGTCACGATAAATTTCAAGCGTTGAGCCAAAAGAAATTTAAAAAATACAAGTCTATTCTTGCAAACTCTACCTGGATTGTTCCCCCTTCCACTCTGATGGCAATTAACTATACAGCCGGAACGGAAACTGCTCTGACCGATCAAACAGTCTGGGTCATTAGTCGCTTTGAAAATGGCTATTTTTTTGGCGATGCCTATGTAGGCATCAATGGCATTCCCACCTCGCATATGAAGCTAGTCGGATCTGTCACGCCTTTTGGAGAGGTTTATATTGCTTTTTATCCCGCAGCAGGAAATTTGTTAACGACCGACGTTGTCAACGGGATAGGAAAATTGAGGAGAATCCAAAATGAATATGTCTTTATCATGCAGATGAATAGTGCTCCAACCAACCTCACTGGACTTGCACACTGGTCTTACATGATCAGCGTAGATAAAGAGGACTATCTTTACCAGAATCTTCCCGGTATGAACATAAGCGTGCCCCAATTCATCAGTCTTTTCTAACCTGAGTTTGGACTGATCTGAAAGTTCTTGCCATTTGTTCATCTCCGCAGCTTTGACGCAGTCGAAAGGGCAAAAAAACTCAGGTTTCTAATTCTCCATGGCCTCGCCTCTTTTATCACTTCCTTAGCTAAATTTTAGCGTTGAATAAAAGCGCTGCCTTTAACCGAGCGAGGATGGCAAAAGAGGTATTTGAACGAATAGAAAAGAGGATAGCCGCGATAAAATCGCACCTATTATTGCATTAACTATCTGCAATAAATAAATTAATAAAACCGCTTTCAATTCCAATATCCCTTAATTTCTTTCTCTCCAAAGGCGTTTTAATTTCAGCCGGCCACCATACATTAAAAACCGTGATTAAGAAGGCCATGTTTCCTGGGTATTAATCCCATCAAAAACAGGCCTTCAGATCCCATTCCTGCTTACTTTATTTATGCGATAAAGGAATTTGCAAATCTTTCTTTATATAAATTTCAACATAACCGGGCAATCTTGTGGGATCGTTGAGTTGCTGTAAGCGATCGATAAATCTTTGATCTTTTTGCTCTGTGAGATACACAATGCGCCAGACATTAAGGGGGGTATTTTCTTCACCTTCGACGGAATGCTGCACATGAAAAAGGGGCTGATCATTTTGCAAATAAATGTCTTCTCCCTCGCTATTTTTTAAGCGTTGAGATCCGATAAAAGTCACTTTTTGATCTTTATAGTTCAAATAGACCTTTTCAAATACCTCGGCATAGACATCGCTATTTAGCCATTGCTTCTGCTCTGTAGACCTGACAAATACCTCATCTCCATTTTCCAAAACTTTTCTATCCCAAGATTTTCCGTCCCGTACAACATAAGAGAGGTATGTTTTAGGATCCCATGCTTTTCTTATTTCTACATCCCACAGCAGCTGGCGAGTGAAATGGATGGGAATGGGCGTTTCATAATACTTGGACAGAATGTCATTGATATTTGCGTCGTCTAATCTGGCTTGCGTATAATCCGGATTATTCCACGCTTGCTCAAATTCTTCTTCTGCCTCATTCATGGCATATGCATTTAGAAAGGAAAAGGTACATATAGATAAAGCCAACGCAACCATCGTTTTGCGTGTTTTACAAATAAATTTAAACATAATTCGCCCTCTTGAGAAAATTTATTTTGAAATAAGAAATTTATTTTCCATCCCCTTAATAATGTATTTACCGCAGTTTTTGCTATTTCCTCCTCTACCCTTACTTATTAAAGGAAATTGCGAATACTAGTGATCAAGATTAAATCTCAAGTCCGACTTTTTTTAGAGAATGAACAGTAATTTTATAAAAAAAATTCATCTTTATTTAAAGAAAATTCTATACAAGAAATGAGTAAATCTTCTTACTACTAAGAACCTGTTAAAAAACTTCTAAGAAACAGTGATCCGAATTCGGCTTCCATCAAAAAGCTTATCGGATAAAAAATCTATGGCCCAACACTCATTCTTGCTGCTTGCCAAGGTCGGCAATAGACGAATCTTAAGACTGCCCCCTTCTTTTAGGGATCTTATCCCTGCAGTCCCTCTTTTTGTATAATCTATAAATCCGCTTATGATTGGTTGATCTTCTCCCCCTTTCTTTGCAATAACGTATGAATATGTCTGTAACCATCTCTCACTCGTATTGAAACAATTTCCTTAATCTTTAGCGTCAAAACAGCCTATCGTGCGCATTTGCCTACCTGTTATTTAAGTGATCGAATAAGGCATATTTTTATGACTGGATCTGGAAAACTCAGTAATACTCAACCAGCTAGCCTCGCCGCTTGCATGAGATGGAGCTCTAACAAGTATTCTTTTTTTTCAAAAAATAAATTTATTTATTGACAGAACCTTAAATCAATTATTAAGGTATGAAATGTTAATGGTTAAAGGGA contains:
- a CDS encoding MIP/aquaporin family protein, with the protein product MERDYIRYIYEFIGTFFLVLTVGLVTLDPHNIGLWAPLAIGSILMVMVFAGGHISGGHYNPAVSLAAFIAKKLSSRDLGIYWVVQFVAGIIAALLTAYLKDGFSSHAIEIQYDKAFVLEFLFTFALCYVVLNVAAARATDGNSYFGLAIGFTVLVGAYAIGNLSSAALNPAVALGLSVLKSSAWSNLWVYLIANLLGGAVAAWVFNAAHPIENKEF